CCCGATCTCACGATCTATCTGCATCGTGTGCCGGCAGGCGAGTGGGTGTGTCTGGAGGCCAGCACGTGGGTGCAGCCGCAGGGACTCGGTCTGGCCGAAAGCGCGCTGTACGACGAGCACGGCCTCATCGGCCGCGCTCTGCAAAGCCTCATCGTCGAGCAGACGGATCGTTGACCCGGGCGGTTCGGGGGCGCACTAATGCGCCTTGGCCTGCGCCATATGTCGCGCCGCGATGTATCCGAAGATGAAGCTCTTCGCTTGGCATGCGCCGCTGGTGTACATGAAGCCGTGCGTGAGAAGCGCCGTGGTGTTGCTGGTGCCGTACAGCCCGGGAATGGGCTGCCCCTCCGCGTCGATCACTTGAGCGTTGGTGTTGGTCACCAGCCCCCCCAGGTTGCCGACCGAGCCCAGTTCGAGTTTCACCCCGTAGAACGGTGGAGTCTCCAGAGGTCCCAGAACCGGTCCGGGCGCAAACTCGGGGGAACGTCTGCTGCCCCAGTAGTGGTTGTAGGCGCTCTCCCCTCGATGAAAATCAGGATCGCGACCTTCGGCGGCGAACTCATTGAAGCGATTGACGGTTTGCACCAGGTTCTCTGCTGGCATGCCCAGTTTCCCGGCCAACTCCGGCAAGGTATCGGCTTTGATCAGCCAATCCGGATTTTTGGTCATGGTGGCCAGCAAATTCATGTAGGAACGGTCCGCCTCGGCATGGTCGCCGACCCAGAAAAGCGGCGCATTGGCCAGTTCGGAGAAGTTCTTGTCATATTCGAGGAAGGCTCTGCCGATGTCGGGATAGAAGGACTCGTTGCAGCACCGTCTGCCATGGCGATTGACGATAATGTTGCCAGGGTACCCGTACGAGAGCATCCGGTAGAGAGGCCGGCCCTTGATTTCTTCCCCTTCCACACGAAACACGGGCTGGAAGATGGAATGCTCCATGAGCGCAACGGCGGCACCCACTTCCATTCCCATGATGTGGCCGTCACCCTCATTGGAGGCCGGAGT
Above is a genomic segment from Candidatus Binatia bacterium containing:
- a CDS encoding FAD-binding protein, with the translated sequence MRPTKFPEKWDLEVDLVSMGASSGGLAAVIMGHDLGLSTVLLEKSEHLGGGTALSGGVLWIPCNDHMAAAGIPDSREEALTHIRRTSLGRHDEELLATYLDTGPEAVRYVEAHTPLKLTIEASTDYYADLPGGKKHGRQLYPDPTIMIPLLTAAAKQHPLVAKVRPDPIPFFAGVREKWAEGRGLIGGLVLGCVERGINILTGVRGRQLLVQNGEVVGLRAEREGKDFFVKANRGVLLASGGYERNATMNKRFLNMPDLHGLTPASNEGDGHIMGMEVGAAVALMEHSIFQPVFRVEGEEIKGRPLYRMLSYGYPGNIIVNRHGRRCCNESFYPDIGRAFLEYDKNFSELANAPLFWVGDHAEADRSYMNLLATMTKNPDWLIKADTLPELAGKLGMPAENLVQTVNRFNEFAAEGRDPDFHRGESAYNHYWGSRRSPEFAPGPVLGPLETPPFYGVKLELGSVGNLGGLVTNTNAQVIDAEGQPIPGLYGTSNTTALLTHGFMYTSGACQAKSFIFGYIAARHMAQAKAH